A genomic segment from Malaclemys terrapin pileata isolate rMalTer1 chromosome 1, rMalTer1.hap1, whole genome shotgun sequence encodes:
- the LOC128837484 gene encoding olfactory receptor 52M1-like, whose translation MSDSNTTDFTNPSTFILLGIPGLEMAHIWISIPFCTIYVLAVLGNFTILFIVKMEPSLRGPMYYFLCMLAINDLVLSTSILPKTLSIFWFNSREIDFSACLTQMYIIHCFSSMESGIFVAMAFDRYVAICDPLRHSTILTNPVVAKISLAVVLRGSMLSLPCPILAWQLPYCRTNIIPHSHCDHIAVVNLACTDIRVSSYYGISVEFLVIGLDVFFITVSYIQILRAIFRLPTKDARLKTFGTCGSHLCGLLTCYIPDLFSSLTHRFSHNVPLHFFILSANVYILVPPLLHPLIYGLRTKEIRNRLLQLFTHKGV comes from the coding sequence atgtcagattccaacacaaccgacttcaccaacccctccaccttcatcctgctgggcattcctggcctggagatgGCCCATATTTGGATCTcaatccccttctgcaccatatATGTATTAGCTGTCTTGGGaaacttcaccatcctgttcattgTGAAGATGGAGCCGAGCCTGCGTGGACctatgtactatttcctctgcatgctggccatcaATGACCTGGTCCTGTCCACATCCATCCTACCCAAGacgctgagcatcttctggttcaattccagggagatcgatttcagtgcctgcctcacccagatgtacatCATCCACTGCTTCTCATCGATGGAGTCTGGGATCTTCGTGGCGATGGCTTTTgatcgctatgtggccatctgtgatcccctgagacattccaccatcctgacaaacccTGTGGTGGCCAAGATCAGCCTGGCTGTGGTGCTGCGTGGCAGCATGCTCTCGCTGCCCTGTCCCATCCTGGCGTGGCAGTtgccatattgcagaaccaacatcatcccccactCACACTGTGACCATATAGCTGTGGTGAATCTGGCCTGCACTGACATCCGCGTCAGTAGTTACTACGGCATCTCTGTGGAATTTTTGGTGATTGGTCTGGATGTGTTTTTTATCACTGTGTCCTAtatccagatcctcagggccatcttcaggCTCCCCACAAAGGACGCCCGGCTtaagacttttgggacctgcggCTCCCACCTCTGTGGCCTCTTAACATGTTACATCCCagatctcttctcctccctcacaCACCGGTTCAGCCACAATGTGCCCCTGCATTTCTTCATTCTCAGTGCCAATGTGTACATTCTGGTGCCTCCGTTGCTACATCCCCTCATCTACGGGTTAAGGACCAAAGAGATCCGCAACAGGCTGCTACAGCTCTTCACTCATAAAGGGGTGTAA